A genomic region of Oryza glaberrima chromosome 1, OglaRS2, whole genome shotgun sequence contains the following coding sequences:
- the LOC127760005 gene encoding putative disease resistance protein RGA4, which yields MSGIGGMIASSVANRVASRLSELVVEEATLLWRFKDDVDDMEEKMRDLEAVIQDVDGKARQGGKDGEAERRWLNKLKSVAYDVEDVLDELDAAQLIKNHQPKLKLFLSRNNPLLRKMTIARNMKNSREKIVAIKKDSIKLHHVHRELVAEGSRDNETFADDGDVDIGMLGRDAETKKIINLLLNTEAKEDISIIPIVGLGGLGKTTLAQAVFADKRVNVFDLRIWVYVSKEFDLLKIGKAIIRGANRSINLDNCNLQFVNNNLKKELANRRYLIVLDDLWEEYGENLEKLKQMLQHGGKGSKIIATTRSGSVVQVLYTGYLANERKVCPVPEPDHINLGVLSPYDCWSVMKRRVFGPDDGQNGLEEIGRQIAEKCGGLPLVANALGQVMSEHRTVEAWTDIRDRKIVLDFKADHQQDTIERLMLSYYYMKREFKMCFTYLAAFSKGFVMDTDRLIQQWIALGYIEARDNGQRCVNYLLRMSFLQISKSSMASPMHTKAPRKLTMHDLVHDLATIIAPDEFLVMDATMPNTWSKANNKRYCRHAQLVNYQKQPKFFKDLPSKVRTIHFRECIESQLPRKAFSGSKYIRILDLSGCSSEGQSIPVSMALPSSIRQLMLLAYLDVSGLPIAALPKYLHMFQNMQTLILSNCSLETLPANIGNLHKLCYLDLSGNSDLSKLPTSFGNLLKLSLLSLSGCTKLEELPESIHNLKCLEQLDMSGCCALQKLPDEFGSLSKLSFVNLTSCSKLTKLPGNFNLESLEHLILSDCHELENLPEDFGILYRLEVLDLSDCYKIPVLPESFCQLKHLKDLNLSDCHGLKQLPECFGDLSELQFLNLTSCSKLQSLPQSLCNIFKLKHLNLSYCIRIEHLPSLFGDLQLQVLNLTCCYSLRDMPDSISDMASLMLLDVISGTKGVLDKAWSIKECLNLPGREEHDVHEIENGECCSIVELGKLSCRALGIQHLENVERLDNAREAKLRDMTDLRELTLSWGLGGTRNVDKDEEVLENLLPPRTLESFMLDGYMCKDFPNWVSGISSYLPCLIYLCLSNLATCDYLPAFGRLPNLRFFCMKNMPTIRKIGREFYDGEGNCKKLRIIWLERMDNLEEWWTTRSGEEDREFLIPNLHFLKAVNCPKLSFLPYPPRSMHWSLDNSDKVLPERGFGSLASSTLPFRVVINNCKYPPDMWVRFQHLATIEIFQVEGCSGLRTFPDILQSFVSLRELYLCSWENLEILPEWLGQLICLEVIEFINCPVLTALPTSLQNLTSLRELLLLGCKGLETLPEGMGRLISLEKFIIMDCPKLTFLPESMKNLTALIELLLDGCKGLETLPEGLGLLISLKKFVISNCPKLTYLPESMKKLTALIELRLDGCKRLETLPKWLGLLISLKKIVINNYPMLTFLPESMKNLTAMKVLYLYGCKELEILPEGLGMLISLEKFVLIDCPKLTFLPESMKNLTALIELWLDGCKGLEILPEGLGLLISLEKFIINNCPKLTFLPESMKNLTALIELWLDGCKGLEILPEGLGLLICLEKFIIMDCPKLTFLPESMKNLTALIRLRLDGCKGLEILPEWLGMLVSLEEFIIIDCPKLTFLPSSMKNLTAITELRLDGCKGLEILPEGLGLHIPLKRFVINDCPMLTFLPELLGHLTALKCLDIQSSPNLTYLPESMKNLTALEELWLEGFNSLPEWIGQFIYLKEISIFDSPNLTSLPESIWNITTLELLYIYFCPRLAEWCQREDTNKISRIPKIMLDGKIFIPGQAIDG from the exons ATGAGCGGGATTGGAGGGATGATTGCGAGTTCCGTGGCGAATCGGGTCGCCAGCAGGCTCAGCGAGCTTGTGGTGGAGGAGGCCACTCTGCTGTGGAGATTCAAGGACGACGTGGACGACATGGAGGAGAAGATGAGAGATCTGGAGGCTGTGATACAAGATGTTGATGGCAAAGCACGCCAGGGAGGAAAAGATGGAGAGGCGGAACGGCGGTGGCTCAACAAACTCAAGTCCGTCGCCTACGACGTTGAGGACGTGCTGGATGAGCTCGATGCTGCTCAGCTCATCAAGAACCATCAACCCAAG ctcAAGTTATTCCTTTCCCGGAACAATCCGCTTCTCCGGAAGATGACCATAGCCCGCAACATGAAGAACTCGAGAGAGAAAATAGTCGCAATAAAAAAGGATAGCATTAAGCTTCATCATGTGCATCGTGAACTAGTGGCAGAAGGGAGTAGAGACAATGAAACTTTTGCAGATGATGGTGACGTGGACATTGGAATGCTAGGGAGGGATgccgaaacaaaaaaaataatcaacctTCTGTTGAACACTGAAGCTAAGGAGGATATCTCAATCATCCCAATTGTTGGGCTTGGTGGACTAGGGAAGACTACCTTAGCCCAAGCAGTTTTTGCAGACAAAAGGGTCAATGTCTTTGATTTGCGAATCTGGGTCTATGTTTCCAAGGAGTTTGACCTGCTCAAAATTGGGAAGGCTATCATCAGAGGAGCAAACAGAAGTATCAACCTGGACAACTGCAACTTGCAGTTTGTAaacaataatctgaaaaaagaacTTGCCAACAGAAGATACTTGATTGTTCTAGATGATCTCTGGGAAGAATATGGAGAAAATTTGGAAAAGTTGAAGCAGATGTTACAACATGGCGGAAAGGGTAGCAAGATTATAGCAACTACACGTAGTGGAAGCGTAGTGCAAGTACTATACACTGGTTATCTTGCAAATGAACGAAAAGTATGTCCGGTGCCTGAGCCTGATCATATCAATTTGGGTGTTTTATCACCTTATGACTGCTGGAGCGTCATGAAGCGGAGAGTATTTGGGCCTGATGATGGCCAAAATGGCTTAGAGGAAATTGGAAGGCAAATTGCCGAGAAGTGTGGAGGACTACCACTGGTGGCAAATGCTCTCGGGCAAGTAATGTCTGAACATAGGACGGTTGAGGCATGGACAGATATAAGGGATAGAAAGATTGTTTTGGATTTCAAAGCAGATCATCAGCAAGACACTATAGAGCGCCTAATGTTGAGCTATTACTATATGAAGCGAGAATTCAAAATGTGCTTTACATATTTGGCAGCCTTTTCGAAGGGTTTCGTCATGGACACTGATCGCTTGATCCAGCAATGGATAGCCCTTGGATACATTGAAGCACGAGATAATGGTCAAAGGTGTGTCAACTATCTTTTGCGGATGTCCTTTCTTCAGATTTCCAAGTCTTCCATG GCTAGTCCAATGCACACCAAAGCTCCACGCAAGCTCACCATGCATGATTTAGTGCATGATCTCGCAACAATAATTGCTCCTGATGAATTCCTTGTCATGGACGCTACCATGCCAAATACATGGAGCAAAGCTAATAATAAGCGTTATTGCCGACATGCACAGTTGGTCAACTACCAGAAGCAACCCAAGTTTTTCAAAGATCTACCAAGCAAGGTTAGAACCATTCATTTTAGGGAGTGCATTGAATCGCAACTTCCCCGAAAGGCATTCTCTGGGTCAAAGTATATACGGATCTTGGACCTGAGCGGATGTTCGTCTGAAGGGCAATCTATCCCTGTTAGTATGGCGTTGCCATCCTCCATTCGTCAACTGATGCTGCTAGCTTATCTTGATGTCTCAGGCTTGCCAATTGCAGCACTTCCTAAATATTTGCATATGTTTCAGAATATGCAAACTCTAATTCTGTCCAATTGCTCTCTTGAAACCTTGCCTGCTAATATTGGTAACCTACACAAGCTTTGTTATCTAGACTTATCAGGGAATAGTGACCTCAGTAAACTTCCGACATCATTTGGAAACCTTCTCAAACTTTCTCTCCTCAGCCTATCTGGGTGTACTAAACTTGAAGAATTGCCTGAATCAATCCACAACCTTAAATGCTTAGAACAACTAGACATGTCAGGTTGTTGTGCTCTTCAAAAGCTCCCTGATGAATTTGGCAGCCTTTCTAAGCTCTCATTTGTAAACTTGACAAGTTGTTCAAAGCTAACCAAACTACCAGGCAATTTTAACCTTGAGTCTCTTGAGCATCTAATCCTTTCAGATTGCCATGAGCTAGAAAACCTACCAGAAGATTTTGGGATTCTTTATAGACTAGAGGTTTTGGACCTGTCTGATTGCTACAAGATTCCAGTGTTACCAGAATCCTTCTGCCAACTTAAACATTTGAAAGACCTCAATCTTTCAGACTGCCATGGCCTCAAACAACTCCCTGAATGCTTCGGGGACCTTTCTGAGCTCCAGTTTTTGAACCTCACAAGCTGTTCTAAGCTACAGTCATTACCCCAATCATTATGCAACATATTTAAGTTGAAGCATCTCAATTTGTCATATTGTATAAGGATTGAACATCTTCCGTCTTTGTTTGGTGACCTTCAACTTCAAGTCTTGAACCTTACTTGTTGTTATAGTCTGCGAGACATGCCAGATAGTATCAGCGACATGGCTAGCCTCATGCTGCTTGATGTTATTTCAGGAACAAAAGGTGTGCTTGATAAGGCTTGGTCCATTAAAGAGTGTCTAAATTTACCTGGCCGTGAAGAACATGATGTACATGAGATAGAAAATGGAGAGTGTTGCAGTATAGTGGAGCTTGGGAAACTAAGTTGTCGTGCACTGGGAATTCAACATCTTGAAAATGTTGAGCGGCTGGACAATGCAAGGGAAGCTAAGTTGCGTGATATGACTGACCTTCGGGAACTAACTTTGTCATGGGGACTTGGTGGCACGAGAAATGTGGACAAGGATGAAGAGGTGCTTGAGAACCTATTACCTCCTCGAACTCTTGAAAGTTTTATGTTGGATGGGTACATGTGCAAGGATTTCCCTAACTGGGTGTCTGGCATCTCCTCCTACCTCCCTTGTCTCATTTACTTATGTCTTTCTAATTTAGCAACATGTGATTATCTTCCTGCATTTGGACGGTTGCCAAACCTGAGATTTTTTTGTATGAAGAATATGCCCACCATTAGAAAAATTGGCAGAGAATTCTACGATGGGGAAGGGAATTGCAAGAaattaagaattatttggttAGAACGAATGGATAACTTAGAAGAATGGTGGACAACGCGGTCGGGTGAAGAAGATAGAGAGTTCTTAATCCCTAATTTGCATTTTTTGAAGGCAGTTAACTGCCCAAAGTTGAGTTTCCTCCCGTATCCCCCTAGAAGTATGCACTGGTCATTGGACAATAGCGATAAGGTGTTGCCAGAACGAGGGTTTGGGAGCCTTGCATCTTCCACTCTTCCTTTTCGTGTGGTCATCAACAACTGCAAATATCCCCCTGACATGTGGGTAAGATTTCAACATCTTGCCACCATTGAGATTTTTCAAGTTGAAGGTTGCAGTGGGCTGAGGACCTTTCCAGACATCCTTCAAAGCTTCGTCTCCCTCAGAGAGCTATATTTGTGCTCGTGGGAGAACTTGGAAATATTGCCCGAATGGCTGGGGCAGCTCATTTGCCTAGAAGTCATTGAATTCATCAATTGCCCTGTGTTGACTGCTCTGCCTACAAGCTTACAAAACCTTACCTCTCTGAGGGAACTGTTGTTGCTGGGATGCAAAGGGCTGGAGACACTTCCTGAAGGGATGGGCCGGCTTATTTCCTTGGAGAAGTTTATCATCATGGATTGCCCCAAGCTGACTTTTCTGCCTGAAAGCATGAAGAACCTAACCGCACTGATAGAGCTGCTTTTGGATGGATGCAAAGGGCTAGAGACACTACCAGAAGGGCTGGGGCTACTCATTTCTCTGAAAAAGTTTGTCATCAGCAATTGTCCTAAGCTGACTTATCTACCTGAAAGCATGAAGAAACTAACCGCTCTGATAGAGCTGCGGTTGGATGGCTGTAAACGGCTGGAGACACTACCAAAATGGTTAGGGCTGCTCATTTCtctgaaaaaaattgtcatCAACAATTACCCTATGCTAACTTTTCTGCCTGAAAGTATGAAGAACCTAACTGCTATGAAAGTGTTGTATTTGTATGGATGCAAAGAGCTAGAGATACTGCCAGAAGGGCTGGGGATGCTCATTTCTCTGGAAAAGTTTGTCCTCATCGATTGCCCCAAGCTGACTTTTCTACCTGAAAGCATGAAGAACCTAACCGCTCTTATAGAACTGTGGTTGGATGGATGCAAAGGGCTAGAGATACTGCCAGAAGGGTTGGGGCTGCTTATTTCCCTTGAGAAGTTTATCATCAACAATTGCCCCAAGTTGACTTTTCTGCCTGAAAGCATGAAGAACCTAACCGCTCTTATAGAGCTGTGGTTGGATGGATGCAAAGGACTAGAGATATTGCCAGAAGGGCTGGGGCTGCTCATTTGCCTAGAGAAGTTTATCATCATGGATTGCCCAAAATTGACTTTTCTGCCTGAAAGCATGAAGAACCTAACCGCTCTGATAAGGCTGCGGTTGGATGGATGCAAAGGGCTGGAGATATTGCCAGAATGGTTAGGGATGCTCGTTTCCCTAGAGGAGTTTATCATCATCGATTGCCCTAAGTTGACTTTTCTGCCTAGTAGTATGAAGAACCTAACCGCTATAACAGAGTTGCGTTTGGATGGATGCAAAGGGCTAGAGATACTGCCAGAAGGGTTGGGGCTGCACATTCCACTGAAAAGGTTTGTCATTAACGATTGCCCCATGCTGACTTTCCTGCCAGAATTGCTTGGACATCTCACTGCCCTAAAATGCCTTGATATCCAAAGTTCTCCCAATTTGACATATTTGCCTGAAAGCATGAAGAATCTTACTGCTCTTGAAGAACTATGGTTGGAAGGGTTCAATAGCCTTCCGGAATGGATAGGGCAGTTCATTTATCTGAAAGAAATTAGCATCTTCGATTCCCCCAACTTGACATCTTTGCCAGAGAGCATATGGAACATTACCACcttagaattattatatatttatttttgtccAAGACTGGCTGAATGGTGCCAAAGGGAGGATACTAACAAGATATCTCGCATCCCGAAGATTATGTTAGATGGTAAAATATTTATACCGGGACAAGCAATCGATGGATGA
- the LOC127760007 gene encoding disease resistance protein RGA2-like, giving the protein MTVAHNMKNLREKIDKIEKESQKLNLVRHEPWVSRYNETFAAINSEGMDIGMIGRDAEKEKIISLLLDTEAKEHISIIPIVGLGGLGKTTLAQAVFADKRIDIFDVRVWVYVSKDFDLLKIGQSIVKRVNHNINLDKSDLQFVQDKLKEELANRRYLIILDDLWEEYGETLENLKKMLQHGSKGSKIIVTTRNISVVQVLCTGYIANERKICPVHESDYINLGVLSLNDCWRVMKRRIFGPDDDQSGLEEIGREIAERCGGLPLVANALGQVMSEHRNIEAWKDIREKKIILDFKAEHQQDTLERLMLSYYFMKLEFKRCFTYLAAFSKGFVMDSDRLIQQWSALGYIQSRHNGQRCINYLLGMSFLQISKSSLVSPVHTKAPRKLTMHDLVHDLATIIAADEFLVMDATDPSTWNKANSKRYCRHAQLMNYKKQYKVFKDLPSKARTIHSRKCTGMQLPPKSFSQSKYIRILDLSGSSFERGSTPSSIVLPSSVRKLMLLSYLDVSGLPIIALPKYLHTLQNMQTLILSNCSLEALPANIGNLHKLCYLDLSGNSDLTELPASSENLLNLSLLNLSGCTKLKELPESMHNFKCLQQLDMSGCCALQKLPDKFGSLPKLSFVNLSGCSMLTKLPDSLNLESLEHLNLSDCYKLEKLPEDFGCLDRLEVLDMSDCYRVQVLPKTFSQLKHLINLNLSDCHGLIQLPQCFGDLSKLQSLNLTSCSKLQSLPWSLCKMFNLKHLNLSYCIRLENLPSSFGDLHLQVMDLTGCYNLSDLPDSISNMTSLTLLNLAAGAEHVYDKAQTIKKCLNLPGIVEHDVHEIESGDFSSIVELGRLRCRELEVRHLENVERLEDARKANLRDMSELRLLILSWELDGTRNVGGDKLMLENLIPPRTLEIFTLQGYMCKDFPKWMSGISSYLPCLLCLGLSNLETCDSLPAFGQLPNLRLFSMVDMPNIRKIGKEFYGQEGNCKKLRVIWLERMANLEEWWTTGSGEEDEELLIPNLHYLNVVNCPKLSFQPYPPSSMDWTLDGSDKVLPERGFGSLASSTFPFCITIKNCNFSPNRWSILQHLATLEVFRVDGCSGLQTLPDIIQCFVSLRELCLMSLEELEILPEWLGLLVSLEDITIVNCTKLTSLPKSIQDLTALRVLGLKGCEGLEILPEGLGHLISMEKLVIIDCPKLTSLPKSLQNLTALRELRFVRCEGLKTSPELFGHFTSLKCISIRGCPNLTYLPESTKNLSALEELRLGGLKNLPEWIVQFICLKEINIFDSPDLSSLPEGIQNLTSLKKLNIRNCPRLIERCQGEDANKISHIATVILDDERFMPGQAIEGSSESQ; this is encoded by the exons ATGACTGTAGCCCACAACATGAAGAACTTGAGAGAAAAAATAGACAAGATAGAAAAGGAGAGCCAGAAGCTCAATCTCGTACGTCATGAGCCATGGGTAAGCAGATACAACGAAACTTTTGCAGCCATCAATAGTGAAGGCATGGACATTGGAATGATAGGGAGGGATGCtgagaaggaaaaaataatCAGCTTGCTATTGGACACAGAAGCTAAGGAACATATCTCTATCATTCCAATCGTTGGGCTTGGTGGACTAGGAAAGACAACCTTAGCTCAAGCAGTTTTTGCAGACAAAAGGATTGACATCTTTGATGTGCGAGTGTGGGTTTATGTGTCTAAAGACTTTGATTTGCTAAAGATTGGGCAATCTATCGTCAAAAGAGTAAACCATAATATCAACCTTGACAAGTCTGATTTACAATTTGTACAAGATAAGCTGAAAGAAGAACTTGCCAACAGAAGATACTTGATTATTCTGGATGATCTCTGGGAAGAATATGGAGAAACTTTGGAAAATTTAAAGAAGATGTTACAACATGGCAGCAAAGGTAGCAAGATTATAGTGACTACGCGTAACATAAGCGTAGTGCAAGTATTGTGCACTGGTTATATTGCAAATGAACGGAAAATCTGTCCTGTCCATGAGTCTGACTATATCAATTTGGGTGTTTTGTCACTTAATGACTGCTGGAGGGTTATGAAGCGAAGAATATTTGGGCCTGATGATGACCAAAGTGGCTTAGAGGAAATTGGAAGGGAAATTGCCGAGAGGTGTGGGGGACTACCACTGGTGGCAAATGCTCTTGGGCAAGTAATGTCTGAGCACAGGAACATTGAGGCATGGAAAGATataagagaaaagaaaattattttggaTTTCAAAGCAGAACATCAGCAAGACACTTTAGAGCGTCTAATGTTGAGCTATTACTTCATGAAGCTAGAATTCAAGAGGTGCTTTACATATTTGGCAGCCTTCTCGAAGGGCTTTGTCATGGACAGTGATCGCTTGATCCAGCAATGGAGTGCCCTTGGATACATTCAATCAAGGCATAATGGTCAAAGGTGTATTAACTATCTTTTGGGGATGTCCTTTCTTCAGATTTCCAAGTCCTCGTTG GTTAGTCCAGTGCACACCAAAGCTCCAAGAAAGCTCACCATGCATGATTTGGTGCATGATCTCGCAACAATAATTGCTGCTGATGAATTCCTTGTCATGGATGCTACCGATCCAAGTACATGGAATAAAGCTAATAGTAAGCGCTATTGCCGACATGCACAGTTGATGAACTACAAGAAGCAATACAAAGTTTTCAAAGATCTACCAAGCAAGGCTAGAACCATCCATTCTAGGAAGTGCACTGGAATGCAGCTTCCCCCAAAGTCATTCTCTCAATCAAAGTACATACGAATCTTGGACTTGAGTGGATCATCCTTCGAACGGGGATCTACTCCAAGTAGTATAGTGCTGCCATCTTCCGTTCGTAAATTGATGCTACTATCTTATCTTGATGTCTCGGGCTTGCCAATTATTGCACTTCCGAAATATCTCCATACTCTTCAGAATATGCAAACTTTAATTCTGTCCAATTGCTCTCTTGAAGCCTTGCCTGCTAATATTGGTAACCTCCACAAGCTTTGTTATCTAGACTTATCAGGGAACAGTGACCTCACTGAACTTCCGGCATCATCTGAAAACCTTCTCAACCTTTCTCTCCTTAACCTGTCTGGGTGTACTAAACTTAAAGAGTTGCCTGAATCAATGCATAACTTTAAATGCTTACAACAACTAGACATGTCAGGTTGTTGTGCTCTTCAAAAGCTCCCTGATAAATTTGGTAGCCTTCCCAAACTCTCATTCGTAAACTTGTCAGGTTGTTCAATGCTAACTAAACTACCAGACAGCCTTAACCTTGAGTCTCTGGAGCATCTAAACCTTTCAGATTGCTATAAGCTAGAAAAATTACCAGAAGATTTTGGGTGTCTTGATAGACTTGAAGTTTTGGACATGTCGGACTGCTACAGGGTTCAAGTGTTACCAAAAACCTTTTCCCAACTTAAGCATTTGATAAACCTTAATCTTTCAGACTGCCATGGTTTGATACAACTCCCTCAATGCTTTGGTGATCTCTCTAAGCTCCAGTCTTTGAACCTCACAAGTTGTTCTAAGCTACAGTCATTGCCCTGGTCATTATGCAAAATGTTTAATTTGAAGCATCTCAATTTGTCATATTGCATAAGGCTTGAAAATCTTCCATCTTCGTTTGGTGACCTTCATCTTCAAGTCATGGATCTTACTGGTTGTTACAATCTGAGTGACTTGCCAGACAGTATCAGTAATATGACTAGTCTCACCCTGCTTAACCTTGCTGCAGGAGCAGAACATGTGTATGATAAGGCTCAAACCATTAAAAAGTGTTTAAATTTGCCTGGCATTGTAGAACATGATGTGCACGAAATTGAAAGTGGTGATTTTAGTAGTATAGTGGAGCTTGGGAGACTGCGTTGTCGTGAGCTGGAAGTTAGACATCTTGAAAATGTTGAGCGGCTAGAAGATGCTAGGAAAGCTAACTTGCGTGATATGTCAGAGCTTCGGTTGCTAATACTCTCCTGGGAACTTGATGGCACAAGAAATGTGGGTGGGGATAAATTGATGCTAGAGAATCTCATACCTCCTCGGACTCTTGAAATCTTTACATTGCAAGGGTACATGTGCAAGGATTTCCCTAAATGGATGTCTGGCATCTCCTCCTATCTCCCTTGTCTCCTCTGCCTTGGTCTTTCTAACTTAGAAACATGCGATTCTCTTCCTGCATTTGGGCAGTTGCCAAACCTAAGACTTTTCAGCATGGTGGACATGCCCAACATTAGGAAAATTGGCAAGGAATTCTATGGACAGGAAGGAAACTGTAAGAAATTAAGAGTTATTTGGTTGGAAAGAATGGCTAACTTGGAAGAATGGTGGACAACAGGGtctggtgaagaagatgaagagttATTGATCCCTAATTTGCATTATTTGAATGTAGTTAACTGCCCCAAGTTGAGTTTCCAGCCATATCCCCCAAGTAGTATGGACTGGACCTTGGACGGTAGTGACAAGGTGTTGCCAGAACGAGGATTCGGGAGCCTTGCGTCTTCCACTTTTCCTTTTTGTATCACCATAAAAAACTGCAACTTTTCCCCTAACAGGTGGAGCATACTTCAACACCTTGCCACCCTTGAGGTCTTTCGAGTTGATGGCTGCAGCGGCTTGCAGACTTTGCCAGACATCATTCAGTGCTTTGTCTCACTCAGAGAGCTATGTTTGATGTCGTTGGAGGAATTGGAAATATTGCCAGAATGGCTGGGGCTGCTCGTTTCCCTGGAAGACATTACCATCGTTAACTGCACTAAGCTAACATCTCTGCCTAAAAGCATACAAGACCTTACCGCTTTAAGAGTACTGGGGTTGAAGGGGTGTGAAGGGCTGGAGATACTGCCAGAAGGGCTGGGGCATCTCATCTCTATGGAAAAACTTGTCATCATAGATTGCCCCAAGCTGACATCTCTGCCTAAAAGCTTACAGAACCTTACCGCTTTAAGAGAACTGCGGTTTGTGCGATGTGAAGGGCTGAAGACATCACCAGAATTGTTTGGACACTTCACTTCCCTAAAATGCATTTCAATCCGGGGTTGTCCCAATTTGACATATTTGCCTGAAAGCACAAAGAATCTTTCTGCCCTTGAAGAGCTACGGTTGGGAGGGCTCAAGAACCTACCGGAATGGATAGTGCAGTTCATTTGTCTGAAAGAAATTAACATCTTTGATTCCCCTGACTTGTCATCTTTGCCGGAGGGCATACAGAACCTTACCAGCTTGAAGAAACTAAACATTCGGAATTGTCCAAGACTGATTGAGAGATGCCAAGGGGAGGATGCCAACAAGATATCTCATATCGCAACCGTTATTTTAGATGATGAAAGATTCATGCCTGGGCAAGCAATCGAAGGATCG AGTGAATCACAGTAA